Proteins from a single region of Lysinibacillus sp. JNUCC-52:
- the mbcS gene encoding acyl-CoA synthetase MbcS encodes MVTNDLIAPELYNITEELEKFSQDSDRQAIRWLDTKQNRRTISYADLIQKMNQYANAFTERGLQKGDRVLVIIPRLPEAYFVFLGCLKAGIVPISCSEMLRASDLEYRMEHSSANAVIAYEAFTSEVDQITSSVAALNNKLVIGNATSNWVSLDALADKQPTSFTAVATKRDDMAFLSYTSGTTGKPKGVVHSHGWGYAHIRTAASKWLCVREGDLVWATAAPGWQKWIWSPFLSTIMLGATAFVYHGSFDPHTYLQLLQDEKVNVLCCTPTEYRIMAKIDNLKDYNLVSLRSAVSAGEPLNRPVIETFMKNFGLKVRDGYGQTENTLLIGTLENTELRPGSMGVPTPGNIVRIIDHEGNEAPVGEVGDIAVHKSSPALFKEYYREPERTQAAFRGDWYITGDQAKCDEDGYFWFEGRGDDIIISSGYTIGPFEVEDALNKHEAVQECAVVAAPDEIRGHIVKAFVILRESFRDHDEEQLTKELQEHVKALTAPYKYPRSIVFIDELPKTTSGKIRRVELRAITV; translated from the coding sequence ATGGTAACAAATGATTTAATTGCACCTGAACTTTATAACATCACAGAGGAATTAGAGAAGTTTTCCCAAGATAGTGATCGTCAAGCTATAAGATGGCTAGATACGAAACAAAATCGCCGCACAATTTCATATGCTGACCTTATTCAAAAAATGAACCAATACGCGAATGCCTTTACAGAGAGAGGACTTCAAAAAGGTGATCGTGTACTAGTGATTATCCCACGTCTACCAGAAGCATATTTTGTTTTCCTCGGTTGTTTAAAGGCGGGAATCGTTCCTATCTCTTGTTCAGAGATGTTACGTGCAAGTGATTTAGAATATCGTATGGAACACTCTTCTGCAAACGCAGTGATTGCCTACGAGGCTTTTACTAGCGAGGTTGATCAAATTACTTCTTCTGTTGCCGCTTTAAACAATAAATTAGTCATTGGCAATGCTACAAGCAATTGGGTGTCTTTAGATGCATTAGCTGATAAGCAACCTACAAGCTTTACGGCTGTAGCTACAAAACGCGATGATATGGCATTTCTTTCTTATACTTCAGGAACAACGGGTAAACCAAAAGGAGTAGTTCACTCTCATGGCTGGGGTTATGCACATATTCGAACAGCAGCTTCCAAATGGCTTTGTGTACGCGAAGGTGATCTCGTATGGGCGACTGCAGCACCAGGTTGGCAAAAATGGATCTGGAGTCCATTTTTATCAACAATCATGTTAGGGGCAACTGCTTTCGTCTATCATGGAAGTTTTGATCCTCATACGTATCTCCAGCTTCTTCAGGACGAAAAAGTGAATGTTCTTTGCTGTACACCTACTGAATATCGTATTATGGCAAAGATTGATAATCTAAAAGATTACAATTTAGTCTCATTAAGAAGTGCCGTTTCTGCTGGTGAGCCGTTAAATCGTCCAGTAATTGAAACATTTATGAAAAATTTTGGCCTTAAAGTACGTGATGGCTATGGACAAACAGAAAATACTTTATTAATTGGTACACTTGAAAACACCGAATTACGCCCTGGCTCTATGGGTGTTCCTACGCCAGGAAATATTGTACGTATTATTGACCATGAGGGCAATGAGGCACCTGTAGGAGAAGTTGGAGATATCGCTGTCCATAAATCTTCACCAGCTCTATTCAAAGAGTATTATCGTGAACCTGAACGCACACAAGCTGCTTTTAGAGGTGATTGGTATATTACAGGTGACCAAGCAAAATGCGATGAAGATGGTTACTTCTGGTTTGAAGGACGTGGTGATGATATTATTATTTCTTCAGGCTATACAATTGGTCCGTTTGAAGTAGAGGATGCTTTAAATAAGCATGAAGCTGTACAAGAATGTGCTGTTGTCGCTGCACCAGATGAAATTAGAGGGCATATTGTAAAAGCATTTGTAATCTTACGTGAGAGCTTCCGAGACCATGATGAGGAACAACTAACGAAAGAGCTTCAGGAGCACGTTAAAGCATTAACAGCGCCTTACAAATATCCTCGCAGTATTGTCTTTATCGATGAGCTGCCAAAAACAACATCAGGAAAGATTCGACGTGTGGAGCTACGTGCTATAACTGTTTAA
- the rocF gene encoding arginase produces MNKHQVSIIGVPTDYGQTRRGVDMGPSAIRYAGVVERLEAIGHKVEDQGDILVSQVQESKEIDKQLLNLEEVVDVSTSLANQVHEALEQKKFPLVFGGDHSIAIGTLAGLGEHFKNLGVIWFDAHADLNTPDTTPSGNIHGMPLAVSIGLGHERLVQIRNFAPKVKPENVIIIGARSVDPGERELIRQQGIKVYTMHEVDRLGMTRVMEDAIAYLKERNVDGLHLSLDLDGLDPLYTPGVGTPVPGGITYRESHLAMEMLQESGMLTSAEFVEVNPILDEKNKTADVAVALIGSLFGETLV; encoded by the coding sequence ATGAATAAACATCAAGTATCAATTATTGGAGTTCCAACAGATTACGGTCAAACACGAAGAGGGGTTGATATGGGGCCAAGTGCAATCCGTTATGCGGGTGTTGTTGAGCGATTAGAGGCAATTGGTCACAAGGTAGAGGATCAGGGAGATATTCTTGTTAGTCAAGTACAAGAGAGTAAGGAAATTGATAAACAGCTATTAAATTTAGAAGAAGTTGTAGATGTTAGTACGTCATTAGCAAATCAAGTACATGAAGCATTAGAACAGAAAAAATTCCCGCTTGTTTTTGGTGGGGATCATAGTATTGCAATCGGTACACTTGCAGGACTTGGTGAGCATTTTAAAAACTTAGGTGTTATTTGGTTTGATGCACATGCAGATCTTAATACACCAGATACTACTCCATCTGGTAATATCCATGGTATGCCACTTGCTGTTAGCATTGGCTTAGGTCATGAGCGCCTTGTGCAAATTCGTAATTTTGCACCAAAAGTTAAACCTGAAAATGTAATTATAATTGGAGCGCGTTCAGTAGATCCTGGTGAACGTGAGCTAATTCGCCAGCAAGGAATTAAAGTATATACAATGCATGAAGTAGATCGCCTTGGAATGACGCGTGTAATGGAAGATGCTATTGCTTATTTAAAAGAACGTAACGTAGATGGCTTACATTTATCGTTAGACTTAGATGGTCTAGATCCACTTTATACACCAGGAGTAGGTACGCCAGTGCCTGGTGGCATAACATACCGAGAAAGCCATTTAGCGATGGAAATGCTACAAGAATCAGGCATGCTAACATCTGCTGAATTTGTTGAGGTAAATCCAATACTAGATGAAAAAAATAAAACTGCAGATGTCGCTGTCGCATTAATCGGTTCTTTATTCGGTGAGACACTAGTTTAA